In Candidatus Vicinibacter proximus, the following are encoded in one genomic region:
- the bshB1 gene encoding bacillithiol biosynthesis deacetylase BshB1 has translation MDKIKKIDILAIGVHPDDVELSCAGTLALQKSLGYTFGILDLTEGELGTRGSAEQRKKEAFRAAEILGAEFRHILNIGDGFFRYEENNLKDIIRVIRACRPKIVFANALSDRHPDHGRAAKLVSDACFLSGLRKIYTEYKSVTQENWRPEVIYHYIQDHYLKPDLVVDISNFLDKKMESIMAFESQFYKEGSTEPESPISGKDFLEFIKSKSRVVGRSSGVEYGEGFNTARPIGVHNIFDLS, from the coding sequence ATGGACAAAATTAAAAAGATAGATATCCTGGCAATAGGGGTGCATCCGGACGATGTGGAGTTGTCTTGTGCCGGTACACTTGCCTTGCAAAAATCTTTGGGTTATACTTTTGGGATCTTAGATTTAACGGAAGGTGAATTGGGAACCCGAGGAAGTGCAGAACAAAGAAAAAAAGAAGCCTTTCGTGCAGCTGAAATTCTTGGTGCTGAGTTTCGTCATATTCTTAACATTGGGGATGGATTTTTTCGGTATGAGGAAAACAATTTAAAAGATATCATCAGAGTCATCCGAGCCTGTAGGCCAAAGATTGTTTTTGCAAATGCATTGTCGGATCGACATCCGGATCACGGACGTGCGGCGAAGCTTGTTTCGGATGCATGTTTTTTATCCGGCTTGCGTAAAATTTATACGGAATATAAGAGCGTGACCCAGGAAAATTGGCGTCCGGAAGTAATTTATCATTACATACAGGATCATTACTTAAAGCCAGATTTGGTGGTGGATATTTCTAATTTTTTGGATAAAAAAATGGAATCCATCATGGCATTTGAATCCCAATTTTATAAAGAAGGATCCACGGAACCAGAATCACCAATCAGTGGAAAGGATTTTCTAGAATTTATCAAATCAAAATCCAGAGTTGTAGGCAGATCTTCGGGTGTAGAATATGGGGAAGGATTTAATACCGCAAGACCTATAGGCGTGCATAATATTTTTGATTTGAGTTAA
- a CDS encoding DUF853 family protein, with translation MKEEFISEIKAAYQFKGDSIVLGCGMLDGEVLPEAPISIPLRMVNRHGLIAGATGTGKTKSLQLMAEQLSAKGVPSVLLDIKGDLSGIALEGSMNSKISERHTALNIPWEPHGNFVELLSISKQPGVKLRATVTEFGPVLLSKILGLNDTQEGVVSMMFKFCDDSGLPLLDLEDFKKVLQFVANEGEEEIEKEFGAVSTASVGTIMRKIIELEQQGAKDFFGERSFEVDDLCRMNKQGRGVISILRAADIQDKPKFFSTFMLQMLAEIYTKFPEAGDLEKPKLVFFLDEAHLLFEEATPALVNQLETIIKLIRSKGIGLFFITQNPIDIPDEVLGQLGLKIQHALRAFTAKDRKAIKLASENYPDTRFYEVENLITELGIGEALVTALNEKGIPTPLAHTMMRAPESRMDVLTVEEMESISSRSEIADYYNEIINRESASEMLTRKLEEAQRELEEEKPVSGSRRLEKSTLEKVMGSTVTRQVGRTVARELTRGLLGMLGIKIGSTRTKKTGWF, from the coding sequence ATGAAAGAAGAGTTTATTTCAGAAATAAAAGCCGCTTATCAATTTAAGGGAGATTCCATCGTCTTAGGCTGTGGGATGTTGGATGGGGAAGTCCTGCCGGAGGCACCAATTTCCATTCCTTTAAGAATGGTCAACAGACATGGTTTAATCGCCGGGGCCACCGGAACCGGAAAAACCAAATCTCTACAATTGATGGCAGAACAGCTTTCTGCTAAAGGCGTGCCCTCTGTTTTGCTCGACATCAAAGGCGACCTGAGTGGAATTGCATTAGAAGGAAGCATGAACAGCAAAATTTCAGAACGTCACACTGCACTTAATATACCTTGGGAACCACATGGTAATTTTGTGGAGCTGCTCTCCATCTCCAAACAACCGGGCGTAAAACTTCGGGCTACCGTCACCGAGTTTGGCCCCGTTCTGTTGTCCAAAATTCTTGGTCTTAATGATACACAGGAAGGGGTAGTTTCCATGATGTTCAAATTCTGCGACGACAGTGGTTTGCCTTTACTTGATCTGGAAGATTTTAAGAAAGTTTTGCAATTCGTTGCCAACGAAGGGGAGGAAGAAATTGAAAAGGAATTTGGTGCAGTGTCCACTGCTTCAGTAGGGACGATCATGAGGAAGATTATAGAATTGGAACAACAGGGTGCCAAAGACTTTTTTGGGGAACGTAGTTTTGAAGTGGACGACCTTTGCAGAATGAACAAGCAGGGTAGAGGAGTGATCAGTATATTAAGGGCAGCAGACATACAGGATAAACCTAAGTTCTTCAGCACGTTTATGTTGCAAATGCTTGCAGAGATCTATACCAAATTTCCGGAGGCCGGGGATCTTGAAAAGCCAAAGCTTGTATTTTTTCTGGACGAAGCGCATTTATTGTTTGAAGAAGCAACTCCTGCATTGGTGAATCAGTTGGAGACGATCATAAAACTGATCAGATCCAAAGGAATTGGATTATTTTTTATCACCCAAAATCCAATAGACATTCCGGATGAAGTTTTGGGTCAACTTGGATTAAAAATTCAACATGCACTCAGGGCTTTTACCGCAAAAGACCGAAAAGCCATTAAACTGGCTTCCGAGAACTATCCGGATACCAGATTCTATGAGGTCGAGAATTTGATCACCGAACTGGGAATCGGAGAAGCATTGGTTACTGCGCTCAATGAAAAGGGTATTCCCACACCATTGGCGCATACCATGATGCGCGCGCCGGAATCCAGAATGGATGTATTGACTGTAGAGGAAATGGAAAGCATCAGTTCTCGTTCTGAAATAGCGGATTATTACAATGAAATAATCAATAGAGAAAGCGCATCAGAAATGCTTACCAGAAAATTAGAAGAGGCGCAGCGGGAACTTGAGGAAGAAAAGCCTGTCTCAGGCTCAAGAAGGCTAGAAAAATCGACCCTTGAAAAGGTCATGGGCAGCACAGTAACCAGACAGGTGGGCCGAACTGTGGCAAGAGAACTAACCAGGGGATTACTCGGGATGCTAGGCATCAAAATCGGAAGTACCAGAACGAAGAAAACAGGTTGGTTTTAA
- the ung gene encoding uracil-DNA glycosylase, with amino-acid sequence MKVQIEIGWGEVLKEEFDKEYFIKIVDFLKLEKSRGKVIFPPGSLIFNAFDLSPWDKTRVVILGQDPYHGIGEAMGLCFSVPKSIKIPPSLKNIYKEIQSDLGFPIPEHGDLSPWARQGVLMLNASLTVEKDQANSHKNIGWHQFTDQVIQKLSSQKSYLVFLLWGNYARSKKILIDETKHLILESPHPSPLAGGGFFGQKHFSKTNQYLKEHGKIPVNWKI; translated from the coding sequence ATGAAGGTGCAAATTGAAATCGGATGGGGGGAGGTCCTTAAAGAAGAGTTTGATAAAGAATATTTTATAAAAATTGTTGATTTTCTTAAACTGGAAAAATCAAGGGGCAAGGTTATTTTCCCTCCGGGGTCTTTGATCTTTAATGCATTTGATCTGTCCCCTTGGGACAAGACAAGGGTGGTTATTCTTGGTCAGGATCCATACCATGGCATTGGAGAAGCAATGGGATTGTGTTTTTCTGTTCCAAAAAGCATTAAAATTCCACCATCCCTAAAGAACATCTATAAAGAGATTCAAAGCGACCTAGGATTCCCCATCCCGGAACATGGAGATCTAAGTCCCTGGGCAAGGCAGGGCGTTCTGATGTTGAACGCCTCGCTTACTGTGGAAAAAGACCAAGCCAATTCACACAAAAACATAGGCTGGCACCAATTTACAGATCAGGTCATCCAAAAACTCAGCAGCCAAAAATCTTATCTGGTCTTTCTCCTATGGGGTAATTATGCGCGTTCAAAAAAGATACTCATCGATGAAACGAAACACCTTATTTTGGAAAGCCCACATCCTTCTCCTTTGGCTGGGGGTGGTTTTTTTGGTCAAAAGCATTTCTCGAAAACGAATCAATACCTCAAGGAACATGGGAAAATTCCGGTCAATTGGAAAATTTAA
- a CDS encoding SprB repeat-containing protein, producing the protein MKQFVVLGLILCVPIFGFSQPIKIWNKIFGGSQGDYCNEMAIYEDSLIVAVGKSNSPNLVNKGLDDAAICVFTPQGVLRHIKTFGSPSNDFLNSFAYLPGGNLMTVGTINGKGGDIANIHGLLDGWIMVYDPKKNMKVWEKNFGGTNNDQINDVYFLEPGKVIFAGASKSTDRDMTANKGGFDALVGTIDEAGNVVRSRNLGGTKDEFVKKILRADGANFFLFGETSSSNEGDFTGLTNKGGKDVFGVKLNRNSNQLLSLIIGGPGDDLFADAVGFEDGSAILFINTSMKGGDIDSIKGGKDIIMVKIKSDGKILWKKPLGGTKDDEAVKAILDQDNNILLLCTSFSNDGDLDGNYGDKDVAMMKLDTSGNVLWAKHYGGTKGETASSMATDGMGNTYFMATSFSTNNDLPVTNTVPPDFWTLRLYECPLIVTNYTKDACIGDTLTINGKAYYQGNSFGADTMKGKSYLGCDSLINVLVNFNGDTREFYYDTLCNESTSTINGVFFDKNKTTHTFELTNQYGCDSTLLVELYFTEPLSLKDSVIVNDNGTTNGSIRIVVQGGTAPYAYNWSNGFKSSQIVNLKAGVYSLTITDARSCIQTFSFTIKSTVATDDPKTNLVSYSMDDAAIKFSSAEKVESFVVFTLNGQSVLSQSVQSQQFSIRRNQMPKGMILVQLHHESGKVTSLKLIN; encoded by the coding sequence ATGAAACAATTTGTAGTGTTAGGGTTGATTTTGTGTGTTCCTATTTTCGGTTTCTCACAACCAATCAAAATCTGGAATAAAATCTTCGGGGGCAGTCAGGGCGATTATTGTAATGAAATGGCCATATATGAAGACAGTTTGATCGTTGCGGTAGGCAAATCCAATTCACCCAATCTTGTAAACAAGGGACTTGACGATGCAGCTATATGCGTTTTTACACCTCAAGGTGTATTAAGGCACATTAAAACATTTGGTTCTCCGTCCAACGATTTTCTGAATTCATTTGCCTATCTCCCGGGTGGTAATTTGATGACGGTCGGCACCATCAATGGCAAAGGTGGGGATATTGCCAACATACACGGCTTGCTAGATGGTTGGATCATGGTCTATGATCCCAAGAAAAACATGAAGGTCTGGGAAAAGAATTTTGGTGGAACCAATAACGACCAGATCAATGATGTCTATTTTCTGGAACCTGGCAAGGTCATATTTGCAGGCGCATCCAAATCCACCGATAGGGATATGACTGCCAATAAAGGCGGATTTGATGCCTTGGTAGGCACCATTGACGAAGCAGGAAATGTAGTGAGAAGCAGAAATCTGGGTGGAACCAAAGATGAATTTGTAAAAAAGATATTAAGGGCCGATGGGGCTAATTTTTTCCTTTTCGGAGAAACCTCTTCCAGTAACGAAGGTGATTTTACCGGCTTGACCAACAAAGGTGGGAAAGATGTTTTTGGTGTAAAATTGAACAGGAATTCCAATCAACTCTTGAGTTTAATCATAGGCGGACCCGGGGATGATCTATTTGCAGATGCCGTAGGTTTTGAAGACGGATCAGCCATTTTGTTTATCAACACCAGCATGAAAGGAGGAGATATTGATAGCATCAAAGGTGGAAAAGATATCATTATGGTTAAAATTAAAAGCGATGGTAAAATTCTTTGGAAAAAACCACTCGGTGGAACCAAGGATGATGAAGCAGTAAAAGCAATCCTGGATCAAGACAACAATATTCTTTTGTTATGTACTTCATTTTCAAACGATGGAGATTTGGATGGTAATTACGGAGATAAAGACGTAGCCATGATGAAATTGGACACCAGCGGAAATGTACTTTGGGCCAAGCATTACGGAGGTACTAAAGGGGAGACTGCATCTTCTATGGCTACAGACGGTATGGGAAATACTTATTTTATGGCTACCAGTTTCAGTACCAATAATGATTTGCCGGTTACCAATACCGTGCCTCCGGATTTTTGGACACTGAGATTGTATGAATGTCCACTCATTGTGACCAATTATACCAAAGATGCCTGCATAGGGGATACCCTGACCATAAATGGTAAAGCATATTATCAGGGCAATTCATTTGGCGCGGATACCATGAAAGGAAAATCTTATTTGGGTTGTGATTCGTTGATTAATGTTCTCGTAAACTTCAATGGGGACACCAGAGAATTTTATTACGATACCCTTTGTAATGAATCCACCAGCACCATCAATGGGGTGTTCTTTGATAAAAATAAAACTACCCATACCTTCGAACTGACAAATCAATATGGGTGCGACAGTACCTTGTTAGTAGAACTTTATTTTACTGAACCACTCAGTCTGAAAGATTCTGTAATTGTAAACGACAACGGGACCACCAATGGTAGCATCAGAATCGTTGTGCAAGGTGGAACAGCCCCATATGCATACAACTGGAGTAATGGATTTAAATCAAGCCAGATTGTAAATTTGAAGGCAGGAGTGTACAGTTTGACGATAACAGATGCCAGATCCTGCATTCAGACTTTTAGTTTCACCATCAAATCCACTGTAGCCACAGATGACCCGAAGACCAACCTGGTAAGTTATTCTATGGACGATGCTGCGATTAAATTCAGTTCAGCGGAGAAGGTAGAATCTTTTGTGGTATTCACTTTGAATGGCCAAAGTGTATTGTCTCAAAGTGTTCAAAGTCAGCAATTTAGCATCCGAAGGAACCAAATGCCAAAAGGCATGATTTTAGTACAGTTGCATCATGAATCTGGTAAGGTCACCAGCTTAAAATTGATAAATTAA
- the tnpA gene encoding IS200/IS605 family transposase, which yields MANTYTQLYMQFVFTVKGRQNLIKEAFREELEKVMCGIVTNHKCKTYAIYCNPDHTHIFVGMDPTMSASKLMEQVKSGSSKWLNEKKYIPGIFAWQKGYGAFSYSKSDIDNVVRYILNQPEHHKKKPFRDEYLLLLKKFNIDYDEKYLFEYYELK from the coding sequence ATGGCAAACACCTATACCCAATTATACATGCAATTTGTTTTTACTGTTAAAGGGAGACAAAACCTTATCAAAGAAGCCTTTCGGGAGGAATTAGAAAAGGTGATGTGTGGTATCGTGACCAATCACAAGTGTAAAACCTATGCTATCTATTGTAATCCAGATCATACGCACATTTTTGTTGGAATGGATCCAACAATGTCGGCCTCGAAACTCATGGAACAGGTCAAGTCGGGATCATCGAAATGGCTTAATGAAAAAAAATACATTCCAGGGATATTTGCATGGCAGAAAGGATATGGCGCTTTTTCTTATTCTAAATCAGATATTGACAATGTGGTGAGATATATTTTAAACCAACCTGAACATCATAAAAAGAAACCGTTCAGGGATGAATATTTGTTACTCTTGAAAAAATTTAATATTGATTATGACGAAAAATATTTGTTTGAATATTATGAATTGAAATGA
- a CDS encoding tyrosine phenol-lyase → MKKDVKESWAEPYKIKMVELLKMTTPAQRKKALKEAGFNTFLLKSEDVYIDLLTDSGTSAMSDRQWAGMMMGDEAYAGSRNFFHLEEVVRDVYGYKYLIPTHQGRGAENILSKILIKKGDIIPGNMYFTTTRLHQELAGGKFEDIIIDEAHDAENEFPFKGNVDLNKLERLIKKYGAAKIPYISIATSVNMAGGQPISIRNLKELRTLTKKHKIKIIHDMTRVAENAYFIQQREKGYANKTIKEIVREICNLTDGATMSAKKDALVNIGGFLAVNDWDVFEEARNMVVVYEGLHTYGGLAGRDMEAMAIGISESVSDAHIRARVGQVIYLGEKMMEYGIPIVKPIGGHGIFVDAKKFLPHIPQEQFPAQTLAAEIYLDSGVRTMERGIVSAGRKANGDNYFPKLELVRFTIPRRVYTQAHMDVIAESTCRVYEQRHKIKGLKMVYEPKYLRFFQAKFERME, encoded by the coding sequence ATGAAAAAAGACGTAAAAGAAAGTTGGGCAGAACCCTATAAAATAAAGATGGTGGAATTGTTAAAAATGACCACCCCTGCTCAAAGGAAAAAAGCGCTAAAGGAAGCCGGTTTCAATACATTTTTACTAAAATCCGAGGACGTCTACATTGACTTGTTGACCGACAGCGGCACGTCTGCCATGAGTGACCGCCAATGGGCCGGCATGATGATGGGTGATGAAGCCTATGCCGGCAGTCGCAACTTTTTTCATTTGGAGGAGGTGGTGCGCGACGTGTACGGTTACAAATATTTAATTCCGACTCATCAAGGGCGGGGTGCTGAAAATATACTGTCCAAAATACTGATCAAAAAAGGCGACATCATCCCCGGAAACATGTATTTCACCACTACCCGCCTCCATCAGGAACTTGCCGGAGGTAAGTTTGAAGACATCATCATTGATGAGGCTCACGATGCTGAAAATGAGTTTCCATTCAAAGGAAATGTGGACCTCAACAAACTTGAGCGGCTCATCAAAAAATACGGTGCTGCCAAAATTCCCTATATCAGCATCGCTACCAGTGTAAACATGGCCGGCGGACAACCCATCAGTATTCGAAATTTAAAAGAGCTCAGAACCCTCACCAAGAAGCATAAGATAAAGATCATACACGACATGACCCGTGTGGCAGAAAATGCCTATTTCATTCAGCAAAGAGAGAAAGGTTACGCAAACAAGACAATTAAAGAGATTGTCAGGGAAATCTGCAATTTAACCGACGGCGCCACCATGAGCGCAAAAAAAGATGCACTCGTCAATATTGGCGGCTTTTTAGCAGTCAATGATTGGGATGTCTTTGAAGAAGCCAGGAACATGGTCGTCGTGTATGAGGGGCTGCACACTTATGGTGGGCTTGCAGGAAGAGATATGGAAGCCATGGCGATTGGGATCAGCGAGAGTGTAAGTGACGCACATATCCGAGCCAGGGTTGGTCAGGTTATTTATCTGGGCGAAAAAATGATGGAATATGGCATCCCTATTGTGAAGCCCATTGGTGGTCATGGCATTTTTGTAGATGCAAAAAAATTCCTCCCTCACATCCCTCAGGAGCAGTTTCCTGCACAGACACTGGCCGCTGAAATTTACCTGGACTCAGGAGTCCGCACCATGGAAAGGGGCATTGTCTCCGCCGGTCGTAAAGCCAATGGTGACAATTATTTTCCAAAACTGGAGTTGGTCAGATTTACCATTCCCCGACGGGTGTACACCCAGGCGCACATGGATGTCATTGCTGAATCCACCTGCCGGGTATATGAACAACGTCATAAAATCAAAGGGTTAAAAATGGTATACGAACCAAAATACCTAAGATTCTTCCAGGCGAAGTTTGAGAGGATGGAGTAG
- the ric gene encoding iron-sulfur cluster repair di-iron protein, protein MKNLTSPTIGHFVAEDYRTASVFEKYGIDFCCKGGKTIEEVCTQKNISAQELSKELKLACKVPGNSAMNFQKWPLDLLADYIEKKHHRYILQNSPAIIQFLDKLCKVHGGRHPELYEINKEFNESALELKAHMKKEEMILFPYVRSLVSVRVNPDEHMSPGFGNVQNPIRMMMQEHDVEGERFRKMSLLSNGYTAPEDGCTTYRVCYSMLKDFEKDLHLHIHLENNILFPKAIELENESHALHLQH, encoded by the coding sequence ATGAAAAATTTAACTTCCCCCACAATAGGGCATTTCGTTGCGGAGGACTATCGAACAGCAAGCGTTTTCGAAAAATATGGCATTGACTTTTGTTGTAAAGGAGGAAAGACGATTGAAGAAGTTTGCACACAAAAAAACATCTCCGCACAGGAACTAAGCAAAGAATTGAAGCTGGCTTGTAAAGTTCCGGGTAATAGCGCCATGAATTTTCAAAAATGGCCATTGGATTTATTGGCAGACTACATTGAGAAAAAACACCACCGGTATATTCTGCAGAACAGTCCGGCAATCATACAGTTTTTGGATAAACTGTGCAAAGTTCATGGCGGCAGACACCCTGAATTGTATGAAATCAACAAGGAATTCAATGAATCAGCTCTGGAGTTAAAGGCACACATGAAGAAAGAGGAAATGATACTTTTCCCATATGTGCGATCACTGGTATCTGTAAGAGTGAACCCTGATGAGCACATGAGTCCAGGCTTTGGAAATGTCCAAAACCCCATCCGAATGATGATGCAGGAACACGATGTCGAAGGAGAAAGATTTAGAAAAATGTCATTACTCAGCAATGGTTACACTGCACCGGAAGATGGTTGTACCACCTACAGGGTCTGCTATTCCATGTTGAAAGACTTTGAAAAGGACCTACACCTTCATATCCATTTGGAAAACAACATTCTGTTCCCTAAAGCCATCGAGCTGGAGAATGAATCTCATGCCTTGCATCTTCAACATTAA
- a CDS encoding DUF4062 domain-containing protein, producing MENSTSQILTPDQRLRVFISSTLQELAEERAVVKKAIQDIHLIPVMFELGARPHAPRNLYREYLAQSQIFIGIYWDRYGWVAPEEKISGLEDEYNLSGSMPKLIYIKKSEGQREPRLAELLDRIQKDDKVSYKTFSDPAELGNLIVNDLAVLLTERFNLTLHHKLNDLKLIHTLPASPNTLIGREHCMEQMKHVLENPETRMITLFGPGGIGKTRLAIEGARQSENFFKDGVAFIPLAPVKDPMLVAETICYNLGIKVSAGNTIDSLKLFLQDKELLLVLDNFEQIIEAATVVNELLNAAPKVKIIVTSRERLSLSYEQVFLVPALKDEISEYSENDPNHLPPAVELFIKRAKAVQPEFDMMDSNRETIFQICHRLEGLPLAIELAAGQINMLSPQLLLQKLNHRLDVLKGNFRDIPDRQKTIRRTIEWSFELLNPTEQELLLRMSLFNAGCLLQTIESLASDLNDDVFGLVDSLLNKSLITKQDESINVRFQMLESVREFALEKLTEQNKLNKLKLQQADYYIGSLKALKLQQNKIDQTEALSLLEKEHPNIRQVLDYLLEQNELQKLIEISWNLWLFWWVNAHTKEGYAWLKKAWEQYQLWNLPLDERTFSLLVTNVGIMSFLQRDFITYQATLLKNLELIQNQKDDELVATALLISGIVSTIVKEYQLAEQQLQISLQKYKKIGLTTGISLALSGLGRNSIYFGNKTGEAKEYYRQSIALAKEDHNEISVIICLSGFALCEVMEKNADAKNYLRESILLSQSLHFYEALAWSLEIWALVSINENKFDHAVTLLGAVNYLRNSTHMPVWDDLEAVIEDAKNKVHSLMDPKEFAASWAEGTKMNIDKMVSFAMEK from the coding sequence TGCAGTTGTAAAAAAAGCAATTCAGGACATTCATTTAATCCCGGTCATGTTTGAACTGGGTGCCAGACCACATGCCCCAAGAAATTTATACCGCGAATATTTGGCACAAAGCCAGATATTTATCGGTATTTATTGGGATCGATATGGTTGGGTTGCACCGGAAGAAAAAATATCCGGACTGGAAGATGAATACAACCTATCCGGAAGTATGCCCAAACTAATTTATATTAAGAAAAGTGAAGGTCAGAGAGAGCCCAGACTAGCAGAATTATTGGACAGAATTCAAAAGGACGACAAGGTATCTTATAAAACATTCTCAGATCCTGCAGAATTAGGCAATCTGATTGTAAATGACCTGGCTGTTTTACTCACCGAGCGATTCAACCTAACCTTACATCATAAACTTAATGATTTAAAACTTATCCACACATTACCTGCTTCCCCAAATACGCTTATTGGAAGAGAACATTGCATGGAGCAAATGAAACACGTTCTCGAAAATCCTGAGACAAGAATGATCACACTTTTTGGACCTGGTGGTATTGGCAAGACCAGATTAGCCATTGAAGGGGCAAGGCAATCAGAAAATTTCTTTAAAGACGGAGTTGCATTTATTCCACTCGCACCTGTAAAGGATCCAATGCTGGTTGCAGAAACTATTTGTTACAATTTGGGCATTAAAGTTTCTGCAGGGAATACAATAGACAGCTTGAAACTATTTTTGCAAGACAAGGAGCTCCTGTTGGTACTCGATAATTTTGAACAAATTATTGAAGCCGCAACTGTAGTAAATGAATTACTCAACGCTGCTCCAAAAGTAAAAATCATTGTAACCAGTCGCGAACGTCTGTCCCTTTCTTACGAACAAGTATTTTTAGTACCCGCGTTAAAAGATGAAATATCCGAATACAGCGAAAATGATCCTAACCATTTGCCCCCCGCTGTAGAACTCTTTATAAAAAGAGCAAAAGCTGTTCAGCCAGAGTTTGATATGATGGATTCAAACAGAGAAACCATCTTTCAGATCTGCCACAGACTCGAAGGTTTACCCCTGGCTATAGAATTGGCAGCAGGCCAAATTAATATGCTTAGTCCGCAACTTCTGTTGCAAAAACTGAATCACAGACTGGATGTACTCAAAGGAAACTTTAGAGATATTCCGGACAGACAAAAGACTATTCGAAGGACCATAGAATGGAGTTTTGAATTATTGAATCCAACCGAACAAGAATTACTACTGCGAATGAGTTTGTTCAATGCAGGTTGCCTATTGCAAACGATTGAATCATTGGCATCTGATCTTAATGATGATGTATTTGGACTTGTGGATTCCTTACTGAATAAAAGTCTGATCACCAAACAGGATGAATCGATCAATGTCCGATTTCAAATGTTGGAAAGTGTCAGAGAATTTGCTCTTGAAAAACTAACTGAACAAAACAAGCTGAATAAGTTAAAACTGCAGCAGGCAGATTATTATATCGGATCACTGAAAGCGCTCAAACTTCAACAAAATAAAATTGATCAAACAGAAGCTCTGTCTTTACTAGAAAAAGAGCATCCCAATATCCGCCAAGTATTGGATTACCTCCTTGAACAAAATGAATTACAAAAACTAATTGAAATATCCTGGAACTTATGGCTGTTCTGGTGGGTCAACGCTCACACAAAAGAAGGATATGCGTGGTTGAAAAAGGCCTGGGAACAATATCAATTATGGAATTTACCACTGGATGAGAGAACATTCTCCTTACTGGTGACGAATGTAGGCATCATGTCATTCCTCCAAAGAGATTTCATTACCTATCAGGCCACATTATTAAAAAATCTTGAATTGATACAAAATCAAAAAGATGATGAATTGGTGGCAACAGCCTTACTGATTTCAGGGATTGTTTCTACCATTGTAAAGGAATATCAGCTGGCAGAACAACAACTTCAGATAAGTCTCCAGAAGTATAAGAAAATTGGATTGACTACCGGCATCAGCCTTGCGTTAAGTGGATTGGGCCGAAATTCCATTTATTTTGGAAATAAGACCGGAGAAGCAAAAGAATATTATCGTCAAAGCATTGCTTTGGCAAAAGAGGATCACAATGAGATTTCCGTGATCATATGTTTAAGCGGATTTGCATTGTGTGAGGTCATGGAAAAAAATGCGGATGCCAAGAATTATTTACGCGAAAGCATTTTGCTCAGCCAAAGTCTGCACTTCTACGAAGCATTGGCCTGGTCACTTGAAATTTGGGCACTGGTTTCCATTAATGAAAACAAATTTGATCATGCAGTAACTTTATTGGGTGCGGTCAATTATTTAAGAAATTCTACCCATATGCCTGTATGGGATGATCTGGAGGCAGTAATTGAGGATGCTAAGAACAAGGTGCATAGTCTCATGGATCCTAAAGAATTTGCTGCTTCCTGGGCAGAAGGGACCAAAATGAATATCGACAAAATGGTCAGCTTTGCCATGGAAAAATAA